A section of the Leptospira terpstrae serovar Hualin str. LT 11-33 = ATCC 700639 genome encodes:
- a CDS encoding efflux RND transporter periplasmic adaptor subunit produces the protein MKTEFNFKNIRSLSILVLVGSLAYFGYSKFFGAGKKTEALTDDKSKFMISQEIQKNHPFSLVYLAEKALEEELQLPGTVSYDMNSVAKVGSRVSGRINQVFVKEGEHVKKSTALASIQSVELGTTEANYLKARARLEALKVQADRAKDLYERKVTSAKEYEISLMDYKSVKAEMETSRNALENLGLNDAEITNLEAGKYNSKNLYIRTPISGTVTVREAIIGQAVNARDNLFTVADLSVLWINLEVYEKDLASIRVGNEAKVIPIGSKDESLKAVVSHVGDVIDPIKKTAEIRLEVRNSKGRLRPGQSVTATVVGAMVESSVNKAKVIPADCIHKIEGENYIFVRNTDGSFSAKKIGVGKIYDNWVEITNGVESGEAIVEEGSFVLKSEYLKL, from the coding sequence ATGAAAACAGAATTCAATTTTAAGAATATTAGATCCTTAAGCATACTTGTGCTCGTGGGAAGTTTGGCTTACTTCGGCTATTCCAAGTTTTTTGGTGCCGGTAAAAAAACAGAAGCACTGACTGATGATAAATCAAAATTCATGATCTCTCAGGAAATCCAAAAGAATCATCCATTTTCGTTGGTTTATTTGGCTGAAAAAGCTCTCGAAGAGGAACTCCAACTTCCGGGAACTGTTTCTTATGATATGAATAGTGTGGCTAAAGTTGGTTCCCGTGTGAGTGGTCGAATCAATCAGGTGTTTGTGAAGGAAGGGGAACATGTGAAAAAAAGCACGGCTCTTGCTTCCATCCAATCGGTTGAACTCGGAACCACAGAAGCAAATTATTTAAAAGCCAGAGCAAGACTAGAAGCTTTAAAAGTCCAAGCGGACCGAGCGAAAGATTTATATGAAAGAAAGGTAACCTCTGCCAAAGAATATGAAATCTCTTTAATGGATTATAAGTCTGTCAAAGCGGAAATGGAAACATCCAGAAATGCTTTGGAAAACTTAGGTCTGAATGATGCAGAAATTACTAACTTAGAAGCAGGGAAATATAATTCTAAAAATCTATACATTAGAACTCCTATATCTGGAACAGTTACAGTGAGGGAAGCTATCATTGGTCAGGCGGTCAATGCTCGTGACAATTTATTCACAGTTGCTGATTTATCTGTACTTTGGATCAATTTAGAAGTTTATGAAAAAGATTTAGCCTCCATTCGTGTTGGCAATGAAGCAAAAGTAATTCCCATAGGTTCAAAAGATGAATCATTAAAAGCCGTGGTTTCCCATGTGGGAGATGTGATTGATCCGATCAAAAAAACAGCAGAGATTCGATTGGAAGTAAGAAATTCAAAAGGAAGGTTACGTCCAGGTCAAAGTGTAACTGCAACTGTTGTAGGTGCTATGGTAGAATCTTCGGTAAACAAAGCGAAGGTGATCCCTGCTGATTGTATCCATAAAATTGAAGGTGAAAATTATATCTTTGTTCGTAACACTGACGGTTCTTTTTCTGCCAAAAAAATTGGCGTGGGAAAAATCTATGACAATTGGGTTGAGATTACTAATGGAGTGGAATCAGGGGAAGCCATCGTAGAAGAGGGAAGTTTTGTTTTGAAAAGTGAGTATTTAAAGTTATAA
- a CDS encoding LA_1448 family UV-C exposure upregulated protein encodes MSKHLFSFPTFLLLSLILSCAPKKQEIDAYDLKRVLERFAQNRIQTGLMADTKRPTPTDIALFEEACEVYRLSIPEAKEMLKKENKALYESIYGNE; translated from the coding sequence ATGTCGAAACATCTCTTCTCTTTCCCAACATTTCTCCTTCTTTCCCTTATCCTCTCTTGCGCACCCAAAAAACAAGAAATTGATGCCTATGATTTAAAACGTGTCTTGGAACGGTTTGCTCAAAATCGAATCCAAACAGGACTTATGGCTGATACCAAAAGACCCACTCCTACAGACATTGCACTTTTCGAAGAAGCTTGTGAAGTTTACCGGTTGTCCATCCCAGAAGCAAAAGAAATGTTAAAAAAAGAAAACAAAGCCCTATACGAGTCAATTTATGGAAATGAATAA
- a CDS encoding inorganic pyrophosphatase, which yields MKPNYYVAHPWHGLELGPKAPDELDVFIELTPQDTVKYEIDKASGFIRVDRPQKYSNRSPTLYGFIPRTFSGEASGKHCSDVVGRPDIIGDGDPIDICVLSVNPITHGNMILTVIPIGGLRMIDKGEADDKIVAVLKGDEVFGQIKDISEVPKALINKLHHYFLTYKLDPNSPSTGTVEITEVYDRAEAIKVIQFGIEDYIKKFVTV from the coding sequence ATGAAACCGAATTATTACGTAGCACACCCTTGGCACGGTTTGGAACTGGGACCCAAAGCTCCCGATGAGTTGGATGTATTTATTGAACTCACCCCACAAGACACTGTAAAATATGAGATTGATAAAGCTTCAGGTTTCATTCGTGTCGATAGACCACAAAAATATAGCAACCGTTCGCCGACTCTATATGGATTTATCCCTAGAACATTTTCTGGAGAAGCTTCTGGAAAACATTGTTCTGATGTAGTTGGTAGGCCAGATATCATTGGTGATGGAGATCCTATTGATATTTGTGTTCTGAGTGTAAATCCAATCACACATGGAAATATGATTTTGACTGTGATTCCCATTGGGGGACTTCGGATGATTGATAAAGGTGAAGCTGATGACAAAATCGTCGCTGTTCTCAAAGGGGACGAAGTGTTCGGTCAAATCAAAGATATCTCAGAAGTTCCGAAAGCTCTCATCAACAAACTCCACCATTACTTTTTGACTTACAAATTGGATCCTAATTCTCCTTCCACAGGCACTGTAGAAATTACAGAAGTGTATGATAGAGCAGAAGCGATTAAAGTCATCCAGTTTGGAATCGAAGATTATATAAAGAAATTTGTAACTGTATGA
- the lexA gene encoding transcriptional repressor LexA gives MKDLTEKQEFVLQYISDTVREKGFPPTIREIGDQFGITAKGAYDHLKAIEKKGYIRTSKNQSRAIELLKGNGEEALLVRASGIPLLGQVAAGSPILAEENIEEYIAVPEDLATKPGTFALRVKGDSMVEAGISDGDIAIIQKKDTARNGEIVVAMIENEATLKVFYKEPDMIRLEPRNVKLKPIRTKKATIIGKLIGLYRIY, from the coding sequence ATGAAAGACCTCACGGAAAAACAAGAATTTGTCCTACAATATATATCGGACACGGTCCGCGAGAAGGGTTTCCCTCCCACCATCCGTGAGATTGGGGACCAGTTCGGAATCACCGCCAAAGGGGCCTATGACCACTTAAAGGCGATTGAAAAAAAAGGTTATATTCGTACTTCTAAAAACCAAAGCCGTGCCATTGAACTACTGAAAGGAAATGGGGAAGAGGCACTTCTCGTTCGTGCTTCGGGTATTCCCCTCCTTGGCCAAGTGGCAGCGGGATCTCCCATCCTTGCCGAAGAAAATATCGAAGAATACATTGCAGTTCCAGAAGATCTCGCGACCAAACCGGGAACCTTTGCTTTACGAGTGAAAGGAGATTCTATGGTGGAAGCTGGTATCAGTGATGGAGACATTGCGATCATCCAAAAAAAAGACACAGCGAGGAATGGGGAAATCGTAGTTGCCATGATTGAGAACGAAGCTACCCTGAAAGTGTTTTATAAAGAACCAGATATGATCCGTCTGGAACCAAGAAACGTGAAACTAAAACCCATTCGTACCAAAAAGGCTACGATAATTGGGAAACTAATCGGACTCTATCGCATTTACTGA
- a CDS encoding TolC family protein, whose product MKQIRKFLILSLLAIQSFAVFPKEKAVYELHSKDELFFLGEDSRAQDSKEKWNLDELENFAVTSNPLYLREKQNIGMARGDIITASLYYNPIVNMQQQFMGASANAATGRPETSFIYNQPFDMSGVIPQREKVAKQEFLGTIASFRDFDRLFRLRLRQNFWTYLYVTEQINYQKEFLENYQDLLDLTKLRAEKGDISFLEYDRLALERVQIEREYRNARILRAQVVKNLRILIGISDVNSPLSIKGRLEFISTREFGIDLNDFDIEERPDLVALKIRQQKERMNIELKKREIIPPLTLGIEFLNKGNENVTGVYAATPLPLFDRKQGEILKSEESYKKLGFDVDAKRNEIVSEISAAIKELQARESQLLDYQKMGLLEKNKEVQEKSRLAYIRGASNLVTFLEAEKNYLSVLRSYYEIIYLYYNALEGYKASIGKMDSSEF is encoded by the coding sequence ATGAAACAAATAAGGAAGTTTTTGATCCTATCTCTTTTGGCGATTCAGTCTTTTGCTGTATTTCCAAAAGAAAAGGCAGTGTATGAACTCCATTCGAAAGATGAATTGTTTTTCTTAGGAGAAGATTCTAGAGCCCAAGATTCGAAAGAAAAATGGAACCTGGATGAATTAGAAAATTTTGCTGTCACGAGCAATCCTCTTTATTTAAGGGAAAAACAAAACATTGGTATGGCTCGGGGTGATATCATTACTGCAAGTTTGTATTATAATCCCATTGTCAATATGCAACAGCAGTTTATGGGGGCCTCTGCCAACGCAGCCACCGGAAGACCAGAAACTTCCTTTATTTATAACCAACCTTTTGACATGAGCGGGGTGATTCCTCAAAGAGAAAAGGTCGCCAAACAAGAGTTTTTAGGAACCATTGCTAGTTTTCGGGACTTTGACCGATTGTTTCGGTTGCGCCTTAGACAAAACTTTTGGACTTACCTCTATGTAACAGAGCAGATCAATTACCAAAAAGAATTTTTGGAAAATTACCAAGACCTTTTGGACCTTACAAAACTAAGGGCAGAAAAGGGAGACATTTCATTTTTAGAATATGACCGTTTGGCTTTGGAACGCGTTCAAATTGAACGGGAATACAGAAATGCCCGTATCTTACGAGCCCAAGTGGTAAAAAACCTAAGGATCCTTATTGGAATTTCAGATGTAAATTCTCCACTAAGTATCAAAGGAAGGTTGGAGTTTATTTCCACACGAGAGTTTGGAATTGATTTAAATGATTTTGATATTGAAGAAAGACCCGACTTAGTGGCTTTAAAAATTCGCCAACAAAAAGAACGAATGAATATCGAATTAAAAAAACGTGAAATCATCCCACCTTTAACACTTGGTATCGAGTTTTTAAACAAAGGAAATGAAAATGTAACGGGCGTATATGCAGCAACACCACTTCCTTTGTTTGATCGCAAACAAGGGGAAATTCTAAAGTCCGAAGAATCTTACAAAAAACTAGGATTTGATGTAGATGCCAAACGAAATGAAATCGTTTCGGAAATCTCTGCTGCGATCAAAGAGTTACAGGCACGGGAATCTCAATTATTGGATTACCAAAAAATGGGACTTCTAGAAAAAAACAAAGAAGTTCAGGAAAAGTCAAGGCTTGCATACATTAGAGGTGCATCCAATTTAGTTACGTTTTTAGAAGCTGAGAAAAACTATCTCAGTGTCCTTCGTAGTTATTATGAAATCATTTACCTCTATTACAATGCGTTGGAAGGATACAAGGCTTCTATCGGAAAGATGGATAGCTCGGAGTTTTAA
- a CDS encoding CDP-alcohol phosphatidyltransferase family protein produces MKLKLTWIPNTLTLGNLTLGFVSMLLVAETNPSQPNSHELYTLAGVFIILAALFDGFDGMAARALNCTSELGADLDSLADLTTFGIAPGFLSYKMFFYDIKLDIFDKPDYFPLGMFIAALYPICAAYRLARFNVAHDPKSFNGLPSPVAGVVIGIFPLVFSVSQVPLWTAVLFFVITALLMVSTLRYSKPQVAIRGLFSWKKLGISIVGLGLLLLAIGFYRWPYVMYGAVGFYVFSGIVSFLIQTIQDYRV; encoded by the coding sequence ATGAAACTAAAACTTACCTGGATTCCAAATACACTCACTCTCGGAAACTTAACCTTAGGGTTTGTTTCTATGTTACTTGTTGCCGAAACAAATCCATCGCAACCAAATTCCCATGAACTTTATACGCTAGCAGGAGTGTTTATCATCTTAGCTGCGTTATTCGATGGATTTGATGGGATGGCTGCGCGTGCGCTTAACTGTACAAGTGAACTTGGTGCTGATTTAGATAGTTTAGCAGATCTAACCACTTTCGGAATTGCGCCCGGATTTTTGTCATACAAAATGTTCTTTTATGATATCAAATTGGATATCTTTGACAAACCTGACTATTTTCCTTTGGGGATGTTTATTGCCGCTTTGTATCCGATCTGTGCGGCTTATCGGTTGGCACGTTTTAATGTAGCTCACGATCCAAAATCATTCAATGGACTTCCTTCTCCTGTAGCCGGAGTTGTCATCGGAATTTTTCCTTTAGTATTTTCTGTATCTCAAGTTCCATTATGGACGGCAGTATTGTTTTTTGTGATTACAGCTCTTCTTATGGTTTCCACATTAAGATACAGCAAACCACAAGTGGCCATCCGGGGACTTTTTTCTTGGAAAAAACTAGGGATTAGTATTGTAGGTCTTGGACTTTTATTGCTCGCTATCGGTTTTTACCGTTGGCCCTATGTAATGTATGGAGCAGTTGGGTTTTATGTGTTTTCTGGGATTGTTTCGTTTCTCATTCAAACGATACAAGATTACCGAGTTTAG
- a CDS encoding S41 family peptidase, which yields MKISERLVWGSITLCLVTLVFVVSTEKVKAISTDGEKYLQILHEVVSYIENDYVDPQEEKKIYTGAILGALQSLGDPHTRFLDTDEFGELQNETKGSFGGIGVEISFQENAFIIVAPIEGTPAWKAGLQPQDKITEINGKSTKSVSLSESIAMMRGEVGSSISMKIERKGIKDPFVVNLVRELIQIRYVRSHYLPEAETGYIKLVQFMGKETTAKEFATAVTNLKEAGAKKLVIDLRMNPGGLLDLAIDLADLFLPPEAEIVSVKGRGGVLVKSYKADKKEKKFLDIPIAILVNGGSASASEILAGALKDQKRAVVVGTQSFGKGSVQSIFPLSGGTGVAITIQKYYTPSGVSIHGKGITPDYIINPIAASEDEKYALEKLFKKNLIRPFLETHAEYNDVALSDFAAILKKENLTISDSVCRIFLFNEMRAGSSNSKPRLDLDTQLAEAIRVLK from the coding sequence ATCAAAATATCCGAACGTTTGGTTTGGGGAAGTATTACCCTCTGTTTGGTGACACTTGTTTTTGTTGTTAGCACAGAGAAAGTAAAGGCCATTTCCACTGATGGGGAAAAATACTTACAAATTCTTCATGAAGTTGTATCTTATATTGAAAATGATTATGTGGACCCACAAGAAGAGAAAAAAATCTATACTGGGGCAATCCTTGGAGCCTTACAGAGTTTAGGTGATCCTCATACTCGATTTTTAGATACCGATGAATTCGGTGAATTACAAAATGAAACCAAAGGAAGTTTTGGTGGAATTGGTGTTGAGATTAGTTTCCAAGAAAATGCCTTTATCATTGTTGCACCTATTGAAGGAACTCCTGCATGGAAAGCCGGTCTTCAACCCCAAGACAAAATCACCGAGATCAACGGTAAAAGCACCAAATCTGTTTCTCTATCGGAATCTATCGCAATGATGAGAGGAGAAGTTGGATCTTCCATATCTATGAAAATAGAAAGAAAGGGAATCAAAGATCCTTTTGTTGTAAACTTAGTTAGAGAACTGATCCAAATCCGTTATGTAAGATCCCATTATTTGCCTGAGGCAGAAACAGGTTATATCAAACTTGTTCAGTTTATGGGTAAAGAAACCACAGCCAAAGAATTTGCAACAGCAGTTACCAATTTGAAGGAAGCTGGTGCCAAAAAACTAGTGATTGATTTAAGAATGAATCCTGGTGGGCTTTTGGATTTGGCAATTGATCTAGCTGATCTTTTTTTACCACCTGAGGCAGAGATTGTATCTGTGAAAGGTCGCGGTGGTGTACTCGTCAAAAGTTATAAAGCAGATAAAAAAGAGAAAAAGTTTTTAGACATTCCTATTGCTATTCTTGTGAATGGCGGGTCTGCCAGTGCTTCTGAAATCTTAGCAGGTGCGTTAAAAGATCAGAAACGCGCTGTGGTTGTAGGTACCCAAAGTTTTGGAAAGGGAAGTGTGCAGTCGATTTTTCCGCTTTCTGGGGGAACGGGAGTTGCGATTACCATTCAAAAATACTACACTCCATCCGGTGTGTCCATTCACGGAAAAGGAATCACACCTGACTATATCATAAATCCGATTGCCGCTAGTGAAGATGAAAAGTATGCTTTAGAAAAACTTTTTAAAAAGAATTTAATTCGCCCATTTTTAGAAACACATGCTGAATACAACGACGTTGCTTTATCTGATTTTGCAGCGATTTTAAAAAAAGAAAATCTTACGATTTCGGATTCGGTTTGCCGTATTTTTTTATTCAATGAAATGAGAGCTGGTTCTTCCAATTCAAAACCTCGATTGGATTTAGATACCCAACTTGCGGAAGCCATTCGCGTTTTGAAGTAA
- a CDS encoding STAS domain-containing protein, whose protein sequence is MFQYEINRENDKAIVHLNGSLSLRDTPKFRTDLKTLIDSPEVQELVLDFKNLSYLDSSGIGILLHSYSWTKEKKKQVRIIHLSAEVRTIFTVANLLDIFQLKEET, encoded by the coding sequence ATGTTTCAGTATGAAATCAATCGAGAAAACGATAAGGCCATCGTCCATTTGAATGGATCCTTGTCCCTAAGAGACACTCCGAAATTTCGAACCGATTTAAAAACACTGATTGATTCACCGGAAGTCCAAGAGCTGGTCTTAGACTTTAAAAATTTGAGTTATCTAGATTCATCCGGAATCGGAATCCTACTCCATTCTTACAGTTGGACAAAAGAAAAAAAGAAACAGGTTCGCATCATCCATTTATCCGCTGAAGTTCGAACCATATTTACTGTTGCCAATTTACTGGATATCTTCCAGCTAAAAGAAGAAACCTAA
- the tsaD gene encoding tRNA (adenosine(37)-N6)-threonylcarbamoyltransferase complex transferase subunit TsaD gives MAYGLGIESSCDETSVAIVRDGRELLSLKVYSQIDSHSPYRGVVPEIASRAHLEKINSILSVSMEEAGVEFSDLEYVAVTSYPGLVGSLMIGAQLARCISLVHNVPIVAVNHLEAHLAVIGLERELPPFPWLGVLLSGGNSSIYLYRGFGDLQILADTEDDSLGEAFDKVSAVLNLPYPGGPYLEAKANAYQVDKAEVNPFPKLLKEDGEDRIRFSYSGLKTAVLYYLKANSIAPPVEKISYFFQKTAFELVTRNIRKAIQKTGIRTVVAAGGVLANGTLRECLEAEKNRSKFDLFYPGKKIYCTDNGAMVACLGYHLWKQKSFVGLDFKVSPKRNFEQII, from the coding sequence ATGGCCTACGGGTTAGGAATTGAATCTAGCTGTGATGAAACTTCCGTTGCCATCGTTCGTGATGGTAGGGAACTACTTTCCCTAAAAGTATATAGCCAAATTGATTCCCATTCCCCTTACCGGGGAGTGGTTCCAGAGATTGCTTCCCGAGCCCATTTAGAAAAAATCAATTCAATACTATCTGTATCCATGGAAGAGGCAGGCGTTGAATTTTCTGATTTGGAATACGTAGCAGTTACCAGCTATCCGGGGTTAGTTGGGTCTCTGATGATTGGGGCACAACTCGCACGTTGTATTTCATTGGTTCATAATGTTCCGATTGTTGCAGTCAACCATCTCGAGGCACATTTGGCTGTGATTGGTTTGGAAAGAGAACTTCCTCCATTTCCTTGGCTTGGAGTACTTCTTTCTGGCGGAAATTCTTCTATTTATTTATACAGGGGGTTTGGTGATTTACAAATCCTTGCGGACACGGAGGACGATTCTCTCGGAGAAGCCTTCGATAAGGTGAGTGCAGTTCTAAACCTTCCTTATCCCGGTGGTCCCTATCTAGAGGCCAAAGCTAATGCCTACCAAGTAGACAAGGCGGAAGTGAATCCTTTTCCTAAACTTTTAAAGGAAGATGGGGAAGATCGGATTCGGTTTTCTTATAGTGGGCTTAAGACTGCTGTTCTCTACTACTTGAAGGCAAATTCCATAGCCCCTCCTGTGGAAAAAATTTCCTACTTTTTCCAAAAGACTGCTTTTGAATTGGTCACTCGCAATATCCGCAAAGCCATTCAAAAAACGGGAATTCGGACTGTAGTGGCAGCCGGAGGGGTACTTGCGAACGGGACCCTTCGGGAGTGTTTGGAAGCGGAAAAAAACAGGTCTAAATTTGACCTATTTTATCCTGGCAAAAAAATTTACTGCACAGATAACGGAGCGATGGTGGCATGTCTTGGATACCACCTTTGGAAACAAAAATCTTTTGTGGGGCTCGACTTTAAGGTAAGCCCCAAGCGAAACTTTGAACAAATAATATGA
- a CDS encoding MBL fold metallo-hydrolase produces MKIKFWGVRGSIGSPIRPESVKHKIEKILSLASPTDIQNEQSIHSFLDSLSFSSSSTYGGNTTCVEIRDKEGNLIIIDGGTGLRELGNQIMASDFGKGTGHAYWILTHTHWDHIQGIPFFVPLFLPGNHFEFISCMNDAEKRLEHQFVFTHFPVSFDHYAAKKTFQYLEEGETIALGPHIQAFSKAVRHPGGSFSYRFMEEGKAIIFASDAEFNLEEMENIDTYIDYFRDADVLVFDTQYTFEESLQKIDWGHSSASIATDIALRAKVKKLVMFHHDPSYDDEKLDLVYLRALKYKEMFDPHGKLEIIMAYEGLEIEV; encoded by the coding sequence ATGAAAATCAAGTTTTGGGGTGTCCGCGGTTCCATTGGTTCACCCATTCGGCCTGAAAGTGTTAAACATAAAATAGAAAAAATTCTTTCTTTGGCAAGTCCTACTGACATTCAAAACGAACAGAGTATCCATAGTTTTCTAGATTCTTTAAGTTTTTCTTCCTCATCAACTTACGGTGGTAATACGACTTGCGTTGAAATTCGCGACAAAGAAGGAAACCTGATCATCATTGATGGGGGAACTGGTCTTAGGGAACTGGGAAATCAAATTATGGCTTCTGATTTCGGAAAAGGCACTGGCCATGCCTATTGGATTTTAACACATACACATTGGGATCATATCCAAGGAATTCCATTTTTTGTTCCTCTCTTTTTACCAGGAAATCATTTTGAATTTATTTCTTGTATGAACGATGCAGAAAAAAGATTAGAACACCAATTTGTATTCACACATTTCCCAGTATCCTTTGATCATTATGCGGCTAAAAAAACCTTCCAATACTTAGAAGAAGGAGAGACAATCGCTCTAGGCCCACATATCCAGGCTTTCAGTAAAGCCGTACGTCATCCGGGCGGAAGTTTTTCTTATCGGTTTATGGAAGAGGGAAAGGCAATCATCTTTGCCTCCGATGCGGAATTCAATTTAGAAGAGATGGAAAATATTGATACTTATATCGATTATTTCCGCGATGCGGATGTACTTGTTTTTGATACACAATACACGTTTGAAGAATCTTTACAAAAAATTGATTGGGGTCATAGTTCGGCATCCATTGCTACAGACATTGCCCTTCGTGCTAAGGTAAAAAAACTAGTCATGTTTCATCATGATCCATCCTACGACGATGAAAAGTTGGATTTGGTTTATTTGCGTGCTCTCAAATACAAAGAGATGTTTGATCCTCATGGTAAATTAGAAATCATTATGGCTTATGAAGGTTTGGAGATAGAGGTTTAA